A window from Leptospira stimsonii encodes these proteins:
- a CDS encoding protein meaA, whose product MENKDHILYDKAGKPSKEAAWIFRTYAGHTNARESNELFRKNLSKGQTGLSIAFDLATQCGYSSDHPIARPEIGKVGVPINTLEDFRILFDQIPIEEMNTSMTINGTSMYLLSLYVALAQERGVDIGLLQGTTQNDIIKEYLARGTYIFPPAQSIRVIVDMYEYCLKNIPKWNPSNICSYHLQEAGATPVQELAFALATAIAILDAIKERNCFTPDEFEQCVGRISFFVNAGIRFVEEMCKMRAFTDMWDEITRDRYQVKQEKYRRFRYGVQVNSLGLTEEQPENNAWRILIEALGVTMSRDARCRALQLPAWNEALSLPRPWDQQWSLRLQQVLAYETDLLEYPDLFEGSKVVESKVKELKEEAYKEIQKILDMGGAIKAIENGYMKSQLVKSQAERLAKINNNELIIVGKNKWTEGIESPLMTDQDGGVFKVDPKSAEETLKVLAKTKEKRDANQVKAALANLEADAKANKNLMTASIECAKAGVSTGEWADVLRSVFGEYRPSTGVEGQKLNLETEKVTRVRGKVEAFLKTNGSRPKIVVGKPGLDGHSNGAEMIAVSAKHAGFDVIYSGIRLTPEEIVQTAVEENADVIGVSILSGSHQELAEQIFQELKHYKANIPVVFGGIIPPGDFDALLKLGVKAIFTPKDYDLMDVMEKIIDIISKTVKAA is encoded by the coding sequence ATGGAAAATAAAGATCATATCCTTTACGACAAAGCCGGAAAGCCATCCAAAGAAGCGGCCTGGATCTTCCGAACCTACGCGGGACACACGAACGCAAGAGAATCGAACGAACTCTTCCGAAAAAACCTCTCCAAAGGTCAAACCGGACTATCCATCGCCTTCGACCTCGCGACCCAATGCGGTTACAGTTCCGATCATCCGATCGCAAGACCGGAAATAGGAAAAGTCGGAGTTCCGATCAACACCCTTGAGGATTTTAGAATTCTCTTCGACCAGATTCCGATCGAAGAAATGAACACATCGATGACGATCAACGGGACTTCGATGTATCTTCTGTCTCTTTACGTCGCCCTCGCCCAAGAAAGAGGCGTGGATATCGGACTTCTCCAGGGAACCACTCAAAACGACATCATCAAAGAATACCTCGCAAGAGGAACTTACATCTTCCCTCCCGCACAATCTATCCGCGTGATCGTGGACATGTACGAATACTGCTTGAAGAATATTCCGAAATGGAACCCGTCTAACATCTGTTCGTATCACTTACAAGAAGCCGGAGCGACTCCGGTTCAGGAACTCGCCTTCGCTCTTGCGACCGCGATCGCGATCCTCGACGCAATCAAGGAAAGAAATTGTTTCACTCCGGACGAGTTCGAACAGTGCGTGGGAAGAATTTCGTTCTTCGTAAACGCGGGAATTCGTTTCGTGGAAGAGATGTGCAAGATGCGCGCCTTCACCGATATGTGGGACGAGATCACGAGAGACCGTTATCAGGTAAAACAGGAAAAGTATCGTCGTTTCCGCTACGGGGTTCAGGTAAACTCTCTCGGTCTCACCGAAGAACAACCGGAGAACAACGCCTGGAGAATTCTCATCGAAGCGTTAGGCGTCACTATGAGCCGCGACGCGCGTTGTAGAGCGCTCCAACTCCCCGCTTGGAACGAAGCCCTTTCTCTTCCTAGACCTTGGGACCAACAGTGGTCTCTGAGACTTCAACAAGTTCTCGCGTATGAGACCGATCTTCTCGAATATCCGGATCTATTCGAAGGTTCTAAAGTTGTGGAGAGCAAGGTCAAAGAACTCAAAGAAGAAGCCTACAAAGAGATCCAGAAGATTCTCGACATGGGCGGAGCGATCAAGGCGATCGAGAACGGTTATATGAAATCGCAACTCGTCAAATCGCAAGCGGAACGTCTCGCAAAGATCAACAACAACGAACTCATCATCGTCGGAAAGAACAAGTGGACCGAAGGAATTGAATCTCCTCTGATGACCGACCAAGACGGTGGAGTTTTCAAAGTGGACCCTAAGTCCGCGGAAGAAACTCTGAAAGTTTTGGCGAAGACGAAAGAAAAACGGGACGCGAATCAAGTAAAAGCCGCTCTCGCCAATCTAGAAGCCGACGCAAAAGCCAATAAGAATCTGATGACCGCTTCGATTGAATGTGCCAAGGCCGGAGTTTCCACGGGAGAATGGGCCGACGTTTTGAGATCCGTCTTCGGAGAATACCGACCCTCCACGGGAGTCGAAGGACAAAAACTGAATTTAGAAACGGAAAAGGTAACGAGGGTCAGAGGGAAAGTCGAAGCCTTCCTAAAAACAAACGGTTCGAGACCGAAGATCGTAGTCGGCAAACCGGGGTTAGACGGACATTCCAACGGAGCGGAGATGATTGCGGTTTCTGCAAAACACGCGGGCTTTGACGTGATCTATTCCGGAATTCGTTTAACGCCGGAGGAAATCGTTCAGACCGCAGTGGAAGAGAACGCGGACGTGATCGGAGTTTCGATCCTTTCGGGTTCTCATCAAGAACTCGCGGAACAGATCTTCCAGGAGCTCAAACACTATAAGGCGAACATTCCCGTCGTTTTTGGGGGAATCATTCCTCCCGGAGATTTCGACGCTCTTTTAAAACTCGGCGTAAAGGCTATCTTTACTCCGAAGGATTACGATTTGATGGACGTGATGGAGAAAATCATCGATATCATTTCCAAAACCGTAAAAGCCGCATAA
- a CDS encoding phytoene desaturase family protein gives MNINQVGTEFDIIFIGSGMGSLCAASLLAQSYGKKILMLEKHSQPGGFTHEFQRKQGKYHWDVGIHYVGDMQEEGLCRKISDKITRKKVLWKRIAEPFEKLIFPSISFDIYGDPEKFKADLKDQFPEEAEAIDHYFKDIKKTSNLFGKSIMMRLVPPPLDSVAGLLGDSKIFTLKEYLDLNFRSQELKGILAAQWGDYGLPPSKVAFAMHATLVQHYLHGGYYPIGGAGKIFEAIEPILEESGGAVLSSVEVKEILIQNGKAIGVKAKALRGEGSERDFFAPVVVSCAGAYPTYTKLIPENHPISFRKSLKEFYNKEKMTTSICLYLGLSESPAKFGFKGENYWIFSSSDHDQNFSERNDWIGADGEIPNLYLSFPSLKNPEAKSHTMDVITFTDYEHFSAWKSEPWKRRGEEYKQLKEKITERILNTLESRFPGIRNIVEYSELSTPITNEHFTSHPDGAIYGLACVPERYKKEECPWFNVRTPVEGLYLTGADAASPGVAGAMMGGLASALAITGNAELLKELRN, from the coding sequence ATGAATATCAATCAAGTTGGAACCGAGTTCGATATAATATTTATAGGATCAGGAATGGGAAGCCTTTGTGCCGCAAGCCTATTGGCCCAGTCCTACGGAAAAAAAATTCTAATGCTTGAAAAACATTCCCAACCCGGGGGATTCACACATGAGTTTCAGAGAAAACAAGGGAAATATCACTGGGACGTAGGCATTCACTACGTCGGAGACATGCAAGAGGAAGGACTTTGTAGAAAAATTTCGGATAAGATCACTCGAAAAAAAGTTCTTTGGAAAAGAATCGCGGAACCGTTCGAAAAATTGATTTTCCCTTCCATTTCTTTCGACATCTATGGAGATCCGGAGAAATTCAAGGCCGATCTGAAAGATCAATTTCCGGAGGAAGCCGAAGCGATCGATCATTATTTTAAAGATATCAAAAAGACATCGAATCTATTTGGGAAATCGATTATGATGCGGCTTGTCCCTCCTCCTCTGGATTCCGTTGCCGGTCTTTTAGGAGATTCAAAAATTTTCACTCTGAAAGAATACTTGGACCTAAACTTTCGTAGCCAAGAACTAAAAGGAATTCTCGCCGCACAATGGGGAGATTATGGATTACCTCCGTCAAAAGTCGCCTTCGCGATGCACGCGACTCTCGTTCAACATTATCTACACGGAGGTTATTATCCGATCGGAGGAGCGGGAAAAATTTTCGAGGCGATCGAACCGATTCTCGAAGAATCCGGAGGAGCGGTCCTCTCGTCCGTAGAAGTTAAGGAAATTCTAATACAGAACGGAAAGGCAATAGGAGTCAAAGCAAAGGCTCTTCGAGGTGAAGGATCGGAAAGGGATTTTTTCGCTCCGGTCGTTGTTTCCTGTGCGGGAGCGTATCCGACTTATACGAAGTTGATCCCTGAGAATCATCCGATTTCTTTTCGTAAAAGTCTAAAAGAATTTTATAATAAAGAAAAGATGACTACGAGCATCTGTCTCTATCTCGGTTTATCCGAAAGTCCTGCGAAGTTCGGCTTTAAAGGAGAGAATTATTGGATTTTTTCTTCGAGCGATCACGATCAAAACTTCTCGGAAAGAAACGATTGGATCGGTGCGGACGGGGAAATCCCAAATTTATATCTTTCCTTTCCAAGTTTGAAAAACCCGGAAGCAAAAAGTCATACGATGGACGTGATCACGTTCACGGACTATGAACATTTTTCCGCTTGGAAATCGGAACCTTGGAAACGAAGAGGAGAAGAATACAAACAACTCAAGGAGAAAATCACGGAGCGAATCCTAAATACTTTAGAATCCCGCTTCCCAGGAATCAGAAACATTGTGGAATATTCCGAACTCTCAACTCCGATCACGAATGAACATTTTACTTCGCATCCGGACGGAGCGATCTACGGCTTGGCGTGCGTTCCCGAACGATACAAAAAAGAGGAATGCCCTTGGTTTAACGTTCGAACCCCGGTCGAAGGATTGTATCTTACCGGCGCCGATGCGGCGTCTCCCGGAGTCGCGGGTGCGATGATGGGAGGACTCGCGTCCGCACTTGCGATTACGGGCAACGCGGAACTTTTGAAGGAATTGCGTAACTGA
- a CDS encoding protein kinase, with protein sequence MNPSRTELAELIDGAREGEKFPLAKLISGVERPDSFEFRKNLFEELYNRGLTGKNSLTVGFTGTPGAGKSSLLGELATQFLKGENEETMAIVAIDPSSHISGGSLLGDRTRLSLPAREKRIYFRSQPSQLELGGVNPYTYHVIRLLRCFFRYVFIETVGIGQNEIEVSKLTDLSFLVLQPLGGDQVQFMKSGIMEVPDSFILNKCDEEQLANSSYHMLITTLEFLKDMMPGKNLPPVFKTSTKTKFGIVELLEFIRKAVPSGDRSKETLLQLKKWIKNDYGNFGLKLIEHLPYSGSTNFETLESLALDEIKKHLKV encoded by the coding sequence GTGAATCCATCTAGGACAGAACTCGCGGAACTCATCGATGGTGCGCGGGAGGGAGAAAAATTTCCTCTCGCGAAGCTGATCTCGGGAGTGGAAAGGCCGGATTCCTTCGAATTTCGAAAAAATCTTTTTGAAGAACTCTACAATCGAGGTTTGACCGGAAAAAATTCTTTGACGGTGGGGTTTACCGGAACTCCGGGCGCGGGAAAGTCTTCCTTGCTCGGAGAACTTGCGACTCAATTCTTAAAAGGCGAAAACGAAGAGACGATGGCGATCGTTGCAATCGATCCTTCGAGTCATATCTCCGGAGGTTCTCTTCTCGGAGATAGAACCAGGCTTTCTCTTCCTGCGAGAGAAAAAAGAATCTACTTTCGCTCCCAGCCAAGCCAACTCGAACTCGGAGGCGTGAATCCTTATACTTACCACGTTATTCGTCTTTTGCGTTGTTTTTTTCGTTATGTATTTATCGAAACCGTCGGGATCGGGCAAAACGAAATCGAAGTCTCCAAACTCACGGATCTTTCCTTTCTCGTTTTGCAACCGTTAGGCGGAGACCAAGTTCAGTTTATGAAGAGTGGAATCATGGAGGTTCCGGATTCTTTTATTTTGAACAAATGCGACGAAGAACAACTCGCGAATTCGAGTTATCATATGTTGATTACAACTCTGGAATTCTTAAAAGACATGATGCCGGGAAAAAATCTTCCTCCCGTTTTCAAAACTTCGACAAAAACAAAGTTCGGAATTGTCGAACTTCTGGAATTTATTCGAAAAGCAGTTCCTTCCGGAGACCGTTCGAAAGAAACCCTTCTTCAACTTAAAAAATGGATCAAGAACGACTATGGAAACTTCGGCCTAAAGTTGATCGAACATCTTCCCTACTCCGGCTCCACAAATTTTGAAACCTTAGAATCCCTTGCCTTGGATGAAATCAAAAAACATCTGAAAGTTTGA
- a CDS encoding ArsR/SmtB family transcription factor has product MVNLDNTFAALADSTRRAILMRLAKGETTVTELAKPFNMSQPAISRHLRVLEQAGLISTSVRAQARPRRLETAPLKKATDWIEKYRLMWEKRYQALDGLLEELKTIQTIGDR; this is encoded by the coding sequence ATGGTAAACCTCGATAACACCTTTGCGGCCCTCGCCGACTCCACCCGCCGCGCAATACTCATGCGCCTCGCAAAAGGCGAAACGACGGTTACGGAACTCGCGAAGCCCTTCAACATGAGCCAACCGGCAATTTCGCGGCATCTCAGGGTTTTGGAACAAGCCGGTCTTATCTCAACGTCGGTTCGTGCCCAGGCGCGTCCCCGCCGACTTGAAACCGCACCGCTCAAAAAAGCAACGGATTGGATAGAGAAATACCGCTTAATGTGGGAGAAGCGATATCAAGCTCTTGATGGGCTTCTCGAAGAATTAAAAACGATACAAACAATAGGAGATCGATAA
- a CDS encoding YceI family protein translates to MFRKFFKTVVVNLKEHSKILLVGVLSLGIPLTTVFAGSLEVDVVHSKVEFTVPHMVIASVTGRFDKFEATSKFDEKTGRFNDLVVKIKTDSINTNDEKRNGHLKSPDFFDAEKNPVITFAGSGSVVLKPGVPTKLPGTLTLRGVSKQISLTVTYKGTVKDPSGNLKYVFEANTKINRKDFGIIWNKPLDNGGVLVGEDVKIHIAVEANPMS, encoded by the coding sequence ATGTTTCGAAAGTTTTTCAAAACAGTAGTCGTTAATCTGAAAGAGCATTCCAAGATATTGCTTGTGGGAGTTCTATCATTGGGCATTCCACTCACTACAGTTTTCGCTGGATCGCTTGAGGTGGACGTTGTTCATTCTAAAGTTGAATTTACTGTGCCTCATATGGTCATTGCATCCGTAACAGGAAGATTTGATAAGTTTGAAGCTACATCAAAATTCGATGAAAAGACCGGTCGTTTCAATGATTTGGTAGTCAAAATCAAGACCGATTCAATAAACACAAATGATGAAAAGAGAAACGGCCACTTGAAAAGTCCGGATTTCTTTGATGCTGAAAAAAATCCTGTAATTACGTTTGCCGGTTCCGGATCGGTTGTCTTAAAGCCTGGTGTTCCCACTAAGTTGCCTGGAACTCTAACTTTGCGTGGCGTATCCAAACAGATTAGTTTAACCGTGACTTACAAGGGTACGGTGAAAGATCCGTCCGGTAATCTCAAATATGTATTCGAAGCCAACACCAAAATCAATCGTAAAGACTTTGGTATAATCTGGAATAAACCTCTGGACAATGGGGGAGTCCTCGTTGGAGAAGATGTTAAAATTCATATAGCAGTTGAGGCAAATCCAATGTCGTAG
- a CDS encoding DoxX family protein, with protein MFQQIFQTNDDLTLTILRVVLAIVMFPHGAQKLVGWFGGYGFKGTMGYLTGTVGVPYVFSVLVILIEFFGSIALFAGFLRRGAAFGIAIVMLGAILSSHLKNGFFMNWGGNQEGEGFEFHILAIGTALPIIIFGLGRWSVDLFLVGIL; from the coding sequence ATGTTTCAACAAATTTTTCAGACAAATGATGATCTTACTCTGACGATTTTGCGGGTGGTTCTCGCTATCGTTATGTTTCCTCATGGGGCACAAAAACTCGTAGGATGGTTCGGAGGATATGGTTTCAAAGGAACCATGGGTTATCTCACGGGCACAGTCGGTGTTCCCTACGTCTTCAGCGTTCTCGTGATATTGATTGAGTTTTTTGGCAGTATCGCACTTTTTGCGGGCTTCCTAAGGCGAGGTGCCGCTTTTGGTATTGCGATCGTTATGCTGGGGGCTATACTAAGCTCGCATTTAAAAAATGGATTCTTCATGAACTGGGGCGGAAACCAGGAAGGAGAAGGATTTGAATTTCATATTTTGGCAATCGGAACGGCGTTGCCCATTATTATTTTTGGTTTGGGAAGATGGTCGGTAGATCTGTTTCTTGTAGGAATTTTGTAA
- a CDS encoding class I SAM-dependent methyltransferase has protein sequence MAVSFSEYKEKLKFGVRGKKEESSEDESLTRGANGLPFETEYWRDIYGSGTDVDATFNAKEHARYAKSILNLMEINVNSIADFGFGKGILLKEMVKIFKPGRVLAIDPSEQMLDELIAQKWIRAWNISVLNTTVQELDLSYFVHLPFDLGICNSVVQYIEGDLKPVFEKLHKIVKYLYFSVPTKDDYIRMKKEIYFEDPYAFVRTKKEYMKMIEPYFRRVGFNLLESRLVADSRFTDQLFKDE, from the coding sequence ATCGCCGTCTCTTTTTCAGAATATAAAGAAAAACTAAAGTTCGGCGTAAGAGGCAAAAAAGAAGAATCTTCCGAGGACGAGAGTTTGACAAGAGGAGCCAACGGACTTCCTTTTGAAACCGAATATTGGAGGGATATCTACGGATCCGGGACGGACGTGGACGCTACCTTCAACGCAAAAGAACACGCACGTTATGCGAAATCGATCCTCAACCTGATGGAGATCAACGTAAACTCGATCGCCGACTTCGGATTTGGAAAAGGGATTCTTTTGAAAGAGATGGTAAAGATCTTCAAGCCCGGAAGGGTCCTCGCGATCGATCCTTCGGAGCAGATGCTCGACGAACTGATCGCGCAAAAATGGATCCGAGCCTGGAACATCTCCGTCTTAAACACAACCGTACAAGAATTGGATCTGTCTTACTTCGTTCATCTTCCTTTCGATCTCGGGATCTGCAATTCGGTAGTTCAATACATAGAAGGCGATCTCAAACCGGTCTTCGAAAAACTTCATAAAATCGTAAAGTATCTCTACTTTTCCGTTCCTACAAAAGACGACTACATAAGAATGAAAAAAGAGATCTACTTCGAAGATCCCTACGCCTTCGTGAGAACGAAAAAGGAATATATGAAGATGATCGAACCTTACTTCCGAAGAGTCGGTTTTAATCTTTTAGAAAGTCGCCTTGTCGCGGATTCCCGTTTTACCGATCAATTGTTTAAGGATGAATAA
- a CDS encoding NAD(P)H-dependent flavin oxidoreductase, whose product MAYENITEAVRRLGVRFPIIQGPFGGGLSTARLAAAVSNLGGLGSYGAHSLAPSDMGPLVKEIRSLTPHPFAVNLWVSDHDQGGLELTKAEFDRIFRFFEPYFQEFGIQRPEPPAYFHHSFEEQFEALLEANPPVFSFVFGVPRSEILRECRRRGIVTIGTATSIAEARMLDEAGVDLIVATGFEAGGHRTSFLAPAEDSLMGTFALTQLVSARVKAPVIAAGGIADGRGLRAAQLLGAQMVQIGTAFLACEESGTTTEHRAMLLSDKAQHTTLTRSFTGRLARGISNRWTEDMKAHINELPPFPVQSWFMSHLKSAAIKAGRTDVLPLYGGQIAPNLRHRTASALMESILE is encoded by the coding sequence ATGGCTTATGAAAATATAACCGAAGCGGTGCGCAGGCTGGGCGTCCGCTTTCCAATTATCCAGGGTCCATTTGGCGGTGGTCTTTCCACTGCTCGTTTGGCGGCGGCCGTATCGAACTTGGGAGGGCTCGGATCCTACGGCGCACATAGTTTGGCACCGTCGGATATGGGACCTTTAGTAAAAGAAATCCGATCATTGACCCCGCATCCTTTTGCAGTCAACCTTTGGGTGTCCGACCACGATCAAGGCGGTCTGGAATTGACCAAGGCAGAATTCGATAGGATCTTCCGGTTTTTTGAACCCTATTTTCAAGAATTCGGTATTCAAAGACCGGAACCTCCCGCTTATTTTCATCACTCATTTGAGGAACAATTCGAAGCGCTTTTAGAAGCGAATCCACCAGTCTTTAGTTTTGTTTTTGGCGTACCGCGATCTGAGATTCTTAGAGAATGCAGACGACGGGGAATCGTTACGATCGGTACAGCAACGTCGATCGCTGAGGCACGGATGCTTGACGAAGCCGGTGTTGATCTTATCGTAGCCACAGGATTTGAAGCAGGCGGACACCGGACGTCCTTTTTGGCGCCGGCAGAGGATTCGCTTATGGGAACATTTGCACTGACTCAATTAGTCTCTGCTCGTGTAAAAGCGCCCGTGATTGCCGCCGGTGGGATTGCAGATGGGCGCGGGTTACGCGCGGCTCAATTGCTCGGTGCGCAGATGGTTCAGATCGGAACGGCCTTTCTCGCTTGTGAGGAATCCGGAACGACGACTGAACACCGTGCGATGTTATTAAGCGACAAGGCTCAGCATACAACACTAACACGGTCGTTCACAGGAAGGTTAGCGCGTGGAATAAGCAATCGCTGGACGGAAGATATGAAAGCTCATATAAATGAACTCCCACCATTCCCTGTTCAAAGTTGGTTCATGTCGCATCTGAAATCGGCGGCGATAAAAGCAGGACGAACGGATGTCTTACCTCTCTATGGCGGACAAATCGCGCCCAATCTTCGTCACCGGACCGCATCGGCATTGATGGAATCTATTTTAGAGTAA
- a CDS encoding SRPBCC domain-containing protein, with the protein MKADQKEVKIELRGETEVVLTRYFSAPRKLVFDCFTKPELILRWLTGPEGWKLEICENDLKVGGKYLYVFSDSTGNKMGIYGKFLEVIVPEKFSNNENYATDMSTFNPDGPENPDATVESRTFTTQGEGTLLTHVFKYASAEIRELEAGAADGWIPLCLELDKLLLEIG; encoded by the coding sequence ATGAAAGCAGATCAAAAAGAAGTGAAGATTGAACTTCGAGGAGAAACGGAAGTAGTGCTCACACGGTATTTCTCGGCACCCCGGAAGCTGGTATTCGATTGTTTTACAAAGCCGGAACTGATTCTTAGGTGGCTCACCGGTCCCGAAGGCTGGAAGCTCGAAATTTGCGAGAATGATCTAAAGGTAGGCGGCAAATACTTGTACGTTTTTTCCGACTCAACGGGAAACAAAATGGGCATCTATGGAAAATTCCTTGAAGTGATAGTTCCCGAAAAGTTCTCGAATAACGAGAATTATGCGACAGACATGTCGACCTTTAATCCTGATGGTCCGGAAAATCCGGATGCGACCGTCGAATCGCGCACATTCACGACGCAAGGTGAAGGAACACTCTTGACTCACGTATTTAAATATGCTTCGGCAGAAATACGCGAACTCGAGGCTGGCGCGGCTGACGGTTGGATTCCGCTTTGTTTGGAACTCGATAAATTATTGCTCGAGATCGGATAA
- a CDS encoding TetR/AcrR family transcriptional regulator, protein MKNSSEKISYHHGDLKKALLDAALRILKDEGYKALSLRKAATYAGVSQSAPYRHYEDLESLYADIAEEGFRMLAERQRKLQVKYRKKPLLLFREAGVCYVEFALESPDLFRIMYGNQIESHSKYKSLVKTEDDSFRIIVEIIRDCQRSGVIQAEDAVSAATSAWTMVHGIAVLLAGKQVMFRSVDLKEARRITKELIHYLYNGMKSDMKPSKRSL, encoded by the coding sequence ATGAAAAATTCTTCGGAAAAAATTTCCTATCACCATGGGGATCTGAAAAAAGCGCTTTTGGATGCCGCTCTTCGTATTCTGAAGGATGAGGGTTACAAGGCCTTAAGTCTTCGAAAGGCGGCGACGTATGCGGGTGTAAGCCAATCCGCACCTTATCGCCACTATGAGGATTTGGAATCCTTGTATGCTGACATAGCGGAGGAAGGTTTTCGGATGCTCGCAGAGCGCCAAAGAAAATTACAGGTTAAGTATCGAAAAAAACCTCTTTTGCTCTTTCGAGAAGCTGGAGTTTGTTACGTTGAATTCGCTTTGGAGTCTCCGGATCTTTTTCGGATCATGTATGGGAATCAGATCGAGAGCCATTCTAAATATAAATCCTTGGTGAAGACGGAAGACGATTCCTTTCGGATCATCGTCGAGATCATTCGCGATTGCCAAAGAAGCGGAGTGATTCAGGCCGAAGACGCGGTCAGTGCGGCGACTTCCGCTTGGACTATGGTTCACGGAATTGCGGTTCTTTTAGCGGGAAAGCAGGTAATGTTTCGTTCCGTTGATTTGAAGGAGGCGAGAAGAATCACAAAAGAACTGATCCATTATCTTTATAACGGCATGAAGTCGGATATGAAGCCTTCCAAACGTTCGCTTTGA
- a CDS encoding TetR/AcrR family transcriptional regulator, with amino-acid sequence MKTIRKTKKIIAKKKVRTGSDSSAVAKSLKAPAAKRLRLLQSAIKLVYQQGFDKTTLADIATESKVPLGNVYYYFKTKDAIGDALIEQHVQDNRAIRNEWDKDPDPKNRLISFIQMMQDNSEQLSMSGCPMGTICSELQKQGGPLAQKGSQLFSEFLVWIETQFRGIGQGAESRNLAVHLLSVLEGATLLTHSFRDPAYLVREANWLREWVRTMSPQTGKISKG; translated from the coding sequence TTGAAGACGATACGGAAAACCAAAAAAATTATAGCAAAGAAAAAAGTCAGAACCGGTAGCGATAGCTCTGCCGTTGCGAAATCTTTAAAAGCACCCGCGGCTAAACGATTACGACTGTTGCAATCTGCTATAAAATTAGTTTATCAGCAAGGTTTCGATAAAACTACGTTAGCCGACATTGCAACGGAATCAAAAGTACCGTTAGGCAATGTCTATTATTATTTCAAAACGAAGGACGCTATCGGCGACGCTCTGATTGAACAACATGTTCAGGACAATCGTGCAATCAGGAATGAATGGGATAAAGACCCTGATCCAAAAAACCGGCTTATCTCTTTCATCCAAATGATGCAAGACAACAGTGAACAACTCTCTATGAGCGGATGTCCAATGGGAACTATCTGTAGCGAACTGCAAAAACAAGGAGGACCGCTCGCACAAAAGGGGAGCCAGCTTTTCAGCGAATTCCTCGTCTGGATCGAAACTCAATTTCGAGGAATTGGCCAGGGAGCTGAGTCAAGAAATCTGGCCGTACATTTGCTTTCGGTGCTGGAAGGTGCGACTCTGCTCACACATAGTTTCCGCGACCCGGCTTATCTCGTAAGGGAAGCCAATTGGCTTCGGGAATGGGTAAGAACAATGTCTCCGCAGACCGGAAAAATTTCAAAAGGATAA
- a CDS encoding ArsR/SmtB family transcription factor, translated as MPKEKPGADKVFKALADPNRRKVLDLLFANNGQTLSALCEHLDMQRQSASQHIDVLIDAVLVTVVWKGREKLHFINPVPIYEVYERWVKKFEQKRLRLLNDLKTQLEGENDEET; from the coding sequence ATGCCCAAAGAAAAACCAGGGGCTGACAAAGTGTTTAAGGCGTTGGCAGATCCGAATCGTCGTAAAGTTCTCGATCTTCTTTTTGCGAACAACGGACAAACTCTTTCGGCTCTTTGTGAACATCTTGATATGCAGAGACAATCGGCGTCGCAACACATTGACGTTTTAATCGACGCGGTTCTAGTAACGGTGGTATGGAAGGGTCGAGAGAAGCTCCACTTTATCAATCCCGTACCGATTTACGAGGTCTATGAACGATGGGTAAAAAAATTTGAACAAAAGCGTTTACGACTTTTAAACGATCTGAAAACGCAACTCGAAGGAGAGAACGATGAAGAAACCTAG
- a CDS encoding DUF2798 domain-containing protein — translation MMNRKYHDLLFAIFMGFIMVFIISFANEAIKNGMTSDFYKGWFIGFCIGYPIAVPLILIIPKRINRLIEKLTTDEKLNTLE, via the coding sequence ATGATGAATCGCAAATATCATGATTTGTTGTTCGCCATTTTTATGGGCTTTATAATGGTTTTCATTATATCCTTTGCAAACGAAGCAATAAAAAATGGAATGACTTCCGATTTTTATAAGGGCTGGTTCATCGGTTTTTGCATCGGGTATCCGATTGCTGTTCCATTGATTTTGATAATACCAAAGAGAATAAATCGACTCATCGAAAAACTGACTACAGATGAAAAACTCAATACTCTTGAATAG